AAGCGAGTTGTAGCACTCCGGTCTCAACAAGGGCCAAACCTGAGGCAGTAATACCTCTCTTGTCAATaagctgccgctgctttAGCAGCGTGTCACCATCAACATGTACGACGATGACCACCGAATCCCAAGGGCTGATGCATGCCTAGTGACGGACGGCTCCTGGGGATGGTGCTTGCCGGGCAGCATGTATCGGGGCCCGAAATTTGTGAATTACTCATATTCCAACAGGCGTTTTCTTTGCCATTAGCCGCTGCGGACATGACTAGGCAATAGCACAAGCCATTGCCTGTAGTAAGCGATGTCGTCAGTTCCAGGAAAAGGAAGGCGTATCTTCACTGGCGAATCATGCGTCACCCCAAAAGCAGACTGCCACTCCAAGTCTGCTTCCCCATGCCCGCTTCTGGCACGCGACATCTGACACATCCTCACGGGATACGCACCGGACTTCTTAGTCTAGTCGTATACCGAGCACATTCGGCAGGTCGTTGGAATAATGACACCGATTTCGTGATGCATTTAGCCAACGGCCAGTGCGCCCTGGTGTCGCGTTTCAGGCTCACCACCTCTCGTCCAGTAGTAGAGGCACGCGCGAACGGTTCGTATCCGTCACCTAAAGGTGCTACGTCGATGAAGTTTGTCACCAGAGTGACAACTCTCGTGACAAACTCTTGGTGGTCGGCAAGTGCGAACCCCGGCCACACTCGTGGGTGCCTGGCCTCCCAGCGAGCCTCACGTACTCCGCAGTCACTCGATGATAGGCCGCGGCAGTGTGTCCGTAATGCTGCAGGAAGCACCGAAGCAAGCTCAGCCAAGCACGGCACCGAGGCTTGGCAGGAAGGCAAGGCTTGAGTATTAGCGGGCGTTGGGTGGAATGGAACTCAGTCGCGGCTCGTGAGCCAGCGTGGCACGACGTGGTTTGGCGGAACCGTGATTGAGTTGTGCGAGCTTCTAGCCAAAGCTTCCAGCAACCGCTCCCGCGGAACAGACGCGATATCTATTTCGTGTTGGCGCCGATAAGCTTCATCTTCGAGCTTTCTGTGGCCAACAGCCCGTCAGCAGGGGCaatctctctctcgtcggcCCAAGTGCTGCGGGCCggtctgcagccgccgcgcactgATCGGGATGCGTCGGTCGCCTGAGAAGTTTTTCGAGCTGTTGTTAACGTGCAGCCGGTTGTGAAGGCAACTCTACCTTTGATCTGTTTGTTAGGCGTGTTGTGAGTCGCGCGATTTTCAGCAGGCGACGTGCGCACCGGGGATGTCAAGTTCGCCCTGCATGCTGAGCGCCGGCCCCGCGGCGAGGACCGCGCTCTCAGTTGGCTCGATGCACATGCGCCAGGATTCGAGACTCGTTTACCGCTCTTTAAGTGACAAAGGGCGCTGCGGGCGTTGCCGGTTTGTCCCGTACGGATCCATTAGCGCTTGCCCTAACGTTTGTTTATGCTGAGCGACCGTTCGAATCCATGCATCTTTAAGATTtgactgcggcgcgcgtgaTTCCCTCATCAGTACTTTCGCCCGGCCCTCGATCGTCATCGTATCTAGCTGTTTGGGAACGCATGATCTGGACAGAGAATTGCAGCCGTCTTTCTTTATCGAACCAGGAGCGTGGACAGTGTAAGGCGTGGTTCTACTTTTTTTCTGTACTGTGCATCGTTTGAAAGACTGACGTTTTCAGCATACCGTCTCCGGGCGCGTTCGCTTGCCCGAGGGGTCCATGCTTCTGCCACTATCTCCACGACAAGTGGCTAATTTTTCCGATTGTTCGTTTCTTTTTAAGCCTTCCATGAGAGCGTGTCGCGTCCCGCTTTCACTTTATAGCTTCTTGGTAGGTTTCGATAGCTTTGTCTCGGCAAATCTGCACAATTTCAGCTTGTGCGTACCAGCctcggggggcggcgccgcgaaacaGGTCATCGATTTGCCGCGCTCATTTGAGTGTCATATACTATTTCCATGCCCTATGTTCTTCAAGACAGTGGCTACGGATTATCTGCATGTCAGAGGGAAGATGCTTGCTGCGTTTCGCCTTCCCGGATCTTTGGGGTCGCGCTCTGGCCCTGGCTTCCGCACTTGAGTTCTTCGGGTTCGCTGTGGCTCTAAATCTGTGGATTTCGAGTTGCCACAGCCGTGGGCGCTTTGTTTCTGGAAAGTATCGCTGGCGATTCGGATGAATTGTCCTTCCTGCTCCTGCAGACACATGTATAATCACACGCAGCCTGGCAATGCGGCAGCTGGGCACATTTTTTTTCCCCACGGTAGTATGTGGGCACTGCTACAGCGCGTGGCCCCCCCGGGCAGAGTGGCTGTCCCCTGCTTCCCCATTTTCTTGTGATGTACGCTTCTCTGAAGCCTTGGTACAGCTTTCCCCCGTGAGCCTTGAACGCATCTGCCGTTCCGTACCGCACAACACCGTTTTCCTCATCGTTTTGGCGGTTTCGTCTGCGCGTTTCGTCGTCCCGCCGTTCAaccctcttcgctctctgcgcccgtGAAGCACTGTCGGACGACGGTCGGAGGCACCACGGCTCGTCCAGCTGTAGGGCAGTTTTGTCAAGAactaaccctaaaccctaaaccgcATCCGATCGTTTATGTTTATGTGTCCGGCTGCCTCCACGTGAGGGCGCCTTACCGACAAAATGCCCGATTCCCCCGAGGTTCGGGCGATAGGGGAGTCTCGAGAAACTGATTCTGGAGACGTCCTCTCTACTGTGACTGCATCCGTCGATAGCGTCGACTCCCACGTGAAGGCAGTTATAAAGGCTAGTGAACCTGGGGACGGCAAGCAAGGTTCGCTGTCTAAAAGAGGTTCCCTTGTGCGCGATGACCTGCCACCACTCGTCAACCATCAGAAAGGTCTCAACTACAGCAGGTCCACGTCCCTGGAAGTGGATCCGAAGGAGGTCTCGgacggagaggcggacggcgagccCAGCCCAGCGTTTTCGTCGCTAGTTCGTGCCAGCACCATGGCCAGGAGAAAACCCCGCCCGGACGCATCTCCCGCTGAGGGGCCTTCAGACACTTCAGcgcccgcagaagacgcggccgAGGTGTCTCCAgggccccgcgcgcgcgccttcgaggcacccgccgcagccgctgcgcaagccgcgcatgcggaggaCAACAACGTAAGTTTCCTTGCTTTCCGTGTGGGCACTCTCGAGACAGCGGAGTGCAGGCAAGAACTGGAAGAGGACCTCCTGGGCGCATCAGGACGCCCTGTGGATGTCCGTGAGTTCGGCAGAGCGAAAGGCGAAGGGTTGGTACTGCGTGGCAGCCCGTGGTCCCTCAGGGGGCCGTTGCGTTCAGTAGATAGGCGCAGCAAAAGTCCCGCGGCAAAATGTGCTCATGTGACGGGGCCGGATCGAGCTTCACAAATCCTGTGTGTCATGACTGAAATTCTTGCTGAGGAGTCATCGCTGCGTCCGTAGTTCTCGATCAAGTCCTGCGACCAGAGCGTACGCGGCAGGTGACGAGACGGTTCAAATCCTGCTGCGATATCTTGCGTGTCgcttcgtcgctgctgcctggaCCGGGGTCAGTTTGTGTTTGTTTGCGCTTTCGCCGTTCTTCTTGATCGCACAACGCTCGGGAGGGATGACAGTGATGGTGCTGTGCGAAATCGAAATGCGTTAGGTGGACTACCGCTGGAGTTCTCGAAATGGTGCGCGACGGCACGCGGGATTGACGTGGACGTGgtgcgtggcggcgcgccggcttTTTCTGTGGCCTTTGCGTATTGTCGAGCTCGCTGGTGAAGCAGCTTCGTTCGGTGCAAGCGCGCCGTCCTCAAATTGGTTCCTACGTGGGTATGGAggtttcttcctcgtcgtcttcaccCCCTGCTGTGTGGTGCTCGTGTTGTGGACCTGTCTTCAGACATCGTTTTGGTCTTACTTCAATTGGGAACgaggggcggccgccgctgcggggcAGCCCAAAGAGACTCCCTCCACGTCAAACAAGACAGAGGAAGATCAGGCACCGAAGAAAcctcgaggcggcgcaccCGTGGTGCGCTTTCAGGGGGTGGATAGTGACCccgtggaggaggaggacgacgacgaaagTCCATCGTCGCGTGTAAGGAAGGGCAATTCTGTTGTCAACATGGGGTTTGTCGATTTGATTGAGTCCCTCCTGCTCAACCATGACGTGAGTGGGAAGCCCGGccgcttcagcagcagctttTCAGCGAGTGAATTGGCTAGTGAAAGGGACAGCGACGTCGACTCCGTGACCTCAGCCGACGTACGCGGACACGACGATAGCCTGGTGTGGCAGATGGAAGATGTCCTTCTTTTCGAAGACCAGCTCCATGCAGCCATGGCTGCCAAGTTGGAGCAAGAGGCCCGCCACATGGAGTCATCGCTGAGGAAAAACATGGTCAGTCTTGAAGCGGAGCTAGGCGACGACAATGAGCTGAAGGTAAATGACGCGTCCCGTGTCGTGTCCAGGCTGAGGTTGTGCGTTTGCCACGTGAACGGCTCAAAGTAGTCGTTATCCACACGGTGATGCCGGTGAGGTCAGCGGGAGTCATGCAAACGCGCTGGGCCCCCGCTGGACAGGGTCTGAAGGGACTGGGAGTGGGGAGGGCCTCACATCGCCAGCGGCGTGGCCTTTCGCAGCCTgtcagccgcgccagcgtctgAACTACAATACTTGCCAGGCGGGGGAACCACACGAGCGACCTGCTTCGTACTCTGCTCGAGTGAATCGGCTCGGCAGTGCTCACGCCGGGGGACTGCTGACGTTGCAGGGCGGGGCGCTGCGGTGTTTGCATGGGTCTCGGAATGTCTTACTCTTCCTTTGCAGATGATTCATTACGAGGCCCTGATGGCCGGCCTTGACCTGACTCCAGGGCTCGATGCGCCGACTGATGCAACACTCCAGCGCATCGACATCGCCACGCTGTTGAATCTGTCCCTCTCAAACTACGGTGCGCAGAAGTGGAGTGCAGTGGCTAGACGACTGTGGCGAATGCAAAGCAACACAGTGATCTGGCGAGGCATTCTGAGCATATTTTTGTGACATCAATCGGCTGGATTGGTACTCCGTGTCGGCTCACTGGcatcgccgcgccggcaggagGGCAGACTCGTGTAGGGATTGTGTATGCGGGCGCCGTAGCCAGAGTCAGAGTGGGCAGGCACCAGATTCTTGAAGCGGCAGGTCACTGGCTGTATGATGGTACACGTCTACAGTCGCCCCGCCGTTCTTGCTTTCGCCTTCAAGCTGCCAGTTCATCGTATTCAAAGAGCGCCGCAAAATAGGGAGCACGTCGCATCTGAACGGTTTCCTGCCCCTATCCTCACTTGTAACCCTGCTTTTGTCTCTGATGATTTCCTGTACGGGGTTCTTGTGGTGGCGGGCACCTTATCAGTGCTGGCAAGAGTGCCATAGACCTGATTATCTGATTATTTGCTTTGATAGCCGTGTATCATTGGACGCTGCTTGTGCTTGTTCAGAAGCGTCGATGGAGAGGATCACTACCTCGCAAACAGGCAGCGGATTATTGTCGCTTCCTTCTGAAGGTAAAATTCTCATTGGTACTCCCTGTCTATGTCGGTTGTCCGTCGTTGGGAGAGGGGCGGGCAAATACGGTGTAGGGGTAGGGTATCCCGCTTACACACAGGGAGTGCTCACGTTCCGTGCTGGCTGAACGTTATCGGGATTCCACTGCTTCTGACTTCCAGACCGCGTTGAGAGGCTGTCTGCTACAGGGGTAGCAGTTGGCAAGTGATTCTGGTTCAGGCATCCGCAGCGAAGACAGCGCCCTTCACCGCGACGTGCGGCTTTATCCGTGCCACTGGTAATTTTTGTCGTGAAGTGCCCGCCGGACGCGGCCTTGGGGGGACGCGTTGGCTTCACTATTGTGCGATTTCACGTTTTTGTGGATGTGTGCACAGCTGCACTCCCCttcacgccgcggcggcaatCGCCCACCATCAAAGGAAGTCCGCGGACGTGGGCTGGAGCGAGCGGCCGGTCCCCCCTGCATCAGATCCAGTCGGAGCTCCTCCGCATGGGCAGCACGAGTAGCGCTGAGTCGACTTCGGAGGACGACTCTTCGGAAAAGCGGAAAGACAGCAGGAGCCCCGCGCCCTCGACCAAGGATGAGAGGGGCTAGAGTCCCGCTGCAACCGCGGATCTGCCAGCCGTTTCGTGTGGAGAACACTGCAGCCTGACATGGCGAAGGCGGGATCTGCGTGAAGCGACGGCCCAAAGAGGCACTGTAGCTGCAAGGGATTGTGGCTTCGGAGGGCGATTGTCAAAAGGATGATCTCGTTGATTTCCTGCTGGGACTGCAGCTGAACTTTCTTGGCTTCTGCCAGTCAACTGCAGTGCGACAGCTGCGAAACGACTTGATCCTTAGGTTGTCGTGTCGCGCCTCCGTCTTTTCAAGTCCGCTTCTAATTCCGTAACCGTTTTGCACCATTGTGAATTCCAGGAGAGAATAGTTTCTTGCGCGGCGATGCTGCATTCCGGGAACGTTTTATGGAAACTGATGGCTAATATGGTCCTTTGACCTCTTCGTAAGCACGGCTACGCTGCCGGAAAGCAGTACAGCCGAGGGTGCGCCTTCGCAGTTTTCCTTGACggcgtcttttttttctaCGGCTTTCTGCCCTGGCGTTTCGTTGCAGCAAACAAGAGTTGGGCTATCGACGGTAGCGGCCCAGCAACAGCGTAGCAACTACACACCTCTGCCCTATTCGTTCTCACAGCGTATGCAGCCGGGGACAGCGGAATTTGGCATGCCGATAGTGAACACGCTGTTGCTGATTTGGTACCCGGAGACATTTTGCACCGGCTGCGTTTCAGAAGGCTGTGGACGGTGTGTGCAGCATACCCTGCTCACGTTAAAGGCCAGCACATACATTTATGTTCACTTTCGCTCCGAGAATCCGCCACATTGGAAGCCCTCTAAACGACCGTATCCGCTGCTCAGGACCGTTTCGGTACATACGAAACTTCGGGTGGCACGCGAAGGGGTCAGCGCAAGGAAGTGAACTGCTCATTACAGGCTGAGTGCCTTTCACCACAGTTCtacacgcggcggcgacgcccccgGCCACCTGAAGTATGGCTGTAGTCGAGGATACCCTGTGCTGTGGCATGCATACCTCGACGGAACCCTTTGGGTGGTAATCTAGTCCTCCGCTGTGCTTCTCGTGTCACTTTAGCAATCACGTCGCTTGGGACAATGCCGGATTTATAGCAGAATCGACAAAATTCACACAGCATAGAGGCGGGGCTCCCAGTATGGAGTTTGATGACCTCTCGTGTATACCTGTGTGAACGGACCCGAATTCTCTTCTCATGAACGTAGCTTGCCTCCTCTACAAAGATTCCGTATCGCTGGGATCTGCTACCACGTTCTGCCACTATCTTTCAGAGACCATCTTTTTCAATTGGAAACAGGGAGGCCGCTACGTTGACTGTGAGTGTGAGCGTCCCCTCTCGGTGCCAGCTCGCATCAGGAAGCTGAAACGTACTTCTTCTGCACTTCAGACGGGGCTTGTCGCGGCATATTCCTGAAGCCATTtccgccggaggcgcaggcgttTAGGTTCTGAGACTTCTTGAGGCGAATCTGTGTGTGCACATTGTACTGACCGCCGCGGCTACGGCTGTGTTTTCGGCATCTTTAAGGAGTGCAGAGCAGTTCAGTTGTGGTGATTTGTAGCAGAAAACCTGTAGAAGCGAAGCCTCATGCATCACCGAATTGCACGGCGGACGAACCGCGAATCTGTGAATGGAGTCCACGACTGTAAACGAGCCGCAGCCGTCTAGAATGCGGTTGGCGCGTAGGGACACGATTTTTTCGCACGGGTGCATGCGCAGGGAAAAAGCGTGTAGCACAAGATAGAGCCTTCTTCGTGTCTGGCACATCCACTTTTCCGAAACAGAAGATCCACAGTTTGGTCCGTTCGAACGGACGCAGATGTCTCACAAAGTCAGGTGGATGTGTAGCGTGTAATAACCCGGAAAGAGCGACGGCCAACACACTGACCACCCACCAGGTGATGACATTCGCCTCTTCATAGCATCCTCTGCGTTGTTCACTGAAAACGTGTGTCTCGCTGTCGCATTCTGACCTTGTTCATCCTCTCGCGTTCCTCCCTTCGAGTTTTACTCTGCTTCTTTGTCTGCATCCGCTCCTCTTTTGTCTGCCTCAGCGTGCGGGCGCTTCCTCGGGTCAACACCCCCGACTCTCCACCGTCGTTTTTCGTCCActtttcctctttttgccgcggcggctgtgtCTCGTTCGCTCGTTTCTCTTCTCAAAGTCCCGGCGCTTTTTTGTCCGCGTGTGTCCAAGGTACTCGTTTCCTgcacgccgcagctgctcttctgtttgctgcctctctcgacTGCGTCCCTTCCACCATGGACAGCATCTCGCAGTTGGCCCTCCAGCGTGGAGGCTATGACTTCTCGAATCACCAGAGAAACGTGCATCTGTTgatggaggcggcgaagcggtgcccgtctgctgcaggttcgccgacgccgcccggcctgcctcctgcgcgcaAAACCGGCACCACGATCTGCGGCGTGGTGTGCAAAGATGGTGTCGTTTTAGGCGccgacacgcgcgcgacagagggcACAATCGTCGCGGACAAAAACTGCAGTAAACTCCACAGAATCGCCGACAACATGTACGGGGCTGGCGCAGGCACTGCTGCAGATCTCGATCACATGTGCGACTGGCTCGCCGTCCAGGTCGAGCTCCATCGCCTCAACACCAATGCGCAGGTGCGTTCGCTTGGCTTCGCCGCGGAAAGAAAACGAGCCTAGGGCAGCTGAAGAGTTTCGCTGTTGCATATACCCTTCCTcgcgggcggaggagccCCGCCGGCGGTGTATGAAGACTCGGCGGCCAACCCCGAGAAGGCctggaagaagcagaaagcTAGCAAAGAGCGGAGGAATTGTGGCAAAGAAGTTGCCAAACCTCTGTGTAGCCCGTCCATCGCTCAAAGTGTCAGCCTCCTACGTGCGATTTCCGATCGGCGCACACTTTCTGCTTTCCCGTCATGATCTGCGCTGCACCTCACCAAACAAACAGACTCGCTGTCGA
Above is a window of Besnoitia besnoiti strain Bb-Ger1 chromosome Unknown contig00007, whole genome shotgun sequence DNA encoding:
- a CDS encoding uncharacterized protein (encoded by transcript BESB_071070), which gives rise to MPDSPEVRAIGESRETDSGDVLSTVTASVDSVDSHVKAVIKASEPGDGKQGSLSKRGSLVRDDLPPLVNHQKGLNYSRSTSLEVDPKEVSDGEADGEPSPAFSSLVRASTMARRKPRPDASPAEGPSDTSAPAEDAAEVSPGPRARAFEAPAAAAAQAAHAEDNNVSFLAFRVGTLETAECRQELEEDLLGASGRPVDVREFGRAKGEGLTSFWSYFNWERGAAAAAGQPKETPSTSNKTEEDQAPKKPRGGAPVVRFQGVDSDPVEEEDDDESPSSRVRKGNSVVNMGFVDLIESLLLNHDVSGKPGRFSSSFSASELASERDSDVDSVTSADVRGHDDSLVWQMEDVLLFEDQLHAAMAAKLEQEARHMESSLRKNMVSLEAELGDDNELKMIHYEALMAGLDLTPGLDAPTDATLQRIDIATLLNLSLSNYEASMERITTSQTGSGLLSLPSEAALPFTPRRQSPTIKGSPRTWAGASGRSPLHQIQSELLRMGSTSSAESTSEDDSSEKRKDSRSPAPSTKDERG